The Procambarus clarkii isolate CNS0578487 chromosome 76, FALCON_Pclarkii_2.0, whole genome shotgun sequence genome includes a window with the following:
- the Atg4b gene encoding cysteine protease ATG4D, producing MIPSIQSVASRRAGPRHQHRRSSSGSHELRNQTALPIPMAQECIEAPRFLHDFVYVHNPSRDPSLRHMAEEQNLPTDRSNKLTRVKLTKSPNSDRDTGKFFVRTAGGMSVSIPELPPEPTSTAENVRVNIATPQPVSQLEDSTLKSTVTPAITPVTKTRTNQTNSYLPLSVELIAGRGQTSMPSDGNKSTTNTKVRSLPPSHTLAMSASFIKSYFSSGPEKQQSKSAGSTPETETSVKTKMLGLWNNVKFGWTVNLKTNFSRDSPVYLLGCVYHKCLGEDEENSEEEVERHGMEAFKRHFHSLVWCTYRRQFPTLQDSTLTTDCGWGCMLRTGQMMLAHALIRHFLTKDWRYNKNITGPDDLVHRSILRWFGDSPSPHCPLSLHNLVHFGQKLGKKAGDWYGPASVAYIFKEAVEMGSKYIPDLQRVCVYVAQDCAVYIQDVLDLCFSSCVCNKGNLINVAKVIHKRKSTVPQGGFSLPADKLGSSPVFKKASKADQMDGNKLSSEKRYCQENEVEQDTGLDSEIIMNGKCCKDSQTEMSRQTQKWHFFSSNLSTGVNDQETDESVNREKQDGLVGSQSFEQCSVCDNWRSVLVMVPIRLGGEALNPIYAPCLYSLFTHDLCVGIIGGRPRHSLYFVGFQDDSLIHLDPHLCQDAVMVTQQYFSLSSYHCSSPRKMALSRMDPSATLGFYCHSRLDFLRLMEELPELVTPKQPGFEYPIFEFLDGRCEDADACARQVTTEDEMAASLPGDTPLLPQDSEEFVFL from the exons ATGATTCCCAGTATTCAGTCTGTAGCTAGTAGACGTGCAGGTCCTCGGCATCAGCATAGAAGGTCCTCCAGTGGCAGCCATGAACTGAGGAACCAGACTGCTTTGCCCATTCCTATGGCCCAGGAATGCATCGAGGCTCCAAGATTTCTGCATGATTTTGTGTATGTGCATAACCCCTCTCGTGATCCAAGCTTGAGGCATATGGCTGAAGAACAGAATTTACCAACAGACCGGAGTAACAAATTAACACGAGTTAAACTCACTAAATCTCCCAATTCTGACCGTGACACGGGTAAATTTTTTGTAAGGACTGCAGGGGGCATGAGTGTCTCGATACCGGAGCTTCCACCCGAACCAACAAGCACAGCAGAAAACGTGCGTGTGAACATTGCAACACCACAACCTGTATCACAACTTGAAGATAGTACTTTGAAGAGCACTGTTACCCCAGCCATTACACCAGTTACGAAGACCCGTACAAATCAGACCAACAGTTATTTACCCCTCAGTGTGGAACTCATTGCAGGTAGAGGTCAAACCAGTATGCCCAGTGATGGTAATAAGAGCACTACCAACACCAAAGTGAGAAGTTTGCCGCCATCTCACACACTGGCTATGTCTGCTTCATTTATCAAATCATATTTTAGTTCTGGTCCTGAAAAACAACAATCAAAGAGTGCTGGCTCAACTCCAGAGACTGAGACTTCTGTCAAGACAAAAATGTTAGGATTATGGAATAATGTTAAATTTG GTTGGACAGTTAATCTAAAAACAAATTTCTCAAGGGATTCACCAGTTTACCTCCTAGGCTGTGTGTATCATAAATGTTTAGGTGAAGATGAAGAGAATTCCGAGGAGG AGGTAGAGAGGCATGGCATGGAAGCATTCAAACGCCACTTTCACAGTCTAGTATGGTGTACATATCGGCGACAGTTCCCCACCTTGCAGGACTCTACTCTAACCACTGATTGTGGCTGGGGCTGTATGTTAAGAACAGGCCAGATGATGCTAGCTCATGCTCTCATCCGACACTTCCTCACAAAAG acTGGCGATACAACAAGAATATAACAGGACCAGATGACTTGGTTCATCGAAGCATCTTGCGGTGGTTCGGTGACTCCCCGTCACCACATTGTCCACTGTCACTTCATAACTTGGTTCACTTTGGGCAAAAGTTGGGAAAGAAAGCAGGGGATTGGTATGGACCAGCATCTGTAGCTTACATATTTAA AGAGGCTGTGGAAATGGGCTCCAAGTACATTCCTGATTTACAGAGAGTTTGTGTTTATGTTGCTCAAGATTGTGCCG TATACATCCAAGATGTTTTGGACCTCTGCTTCTCTTCCTGTGTGTGTAATAAAGGCAATCTTATTAACGTGGCAAAAGTTATTCATAAAAGAAAATCTACTGTGCCTCAAGGAGGATTTTCACTTCCAGCTGATAAACTTGGTTCCTCCCCAGTGTTTAAAAAGGCTTCTAAGGCTGACCAAATGGACGGAAATAAGTTAAGTAGTGAGAAAAGATATTGTCAAGAAAATGAAGTGGAACAGGATACTGGACTAGACTCTGAAATAATCATGAATGGAAAATGTTGTAAAGATTCCCAGACAGAGATGTCGAGACAGACACAGAAGTGGCATTTCTTCTCGTCAAATTTATCCACGGGTGTTAATGACCAAGAAACGGATGAAAGTGTAAATCGAGAAAAACAAGATGGACTTGTGGGCAGCCAATCATTTGAGCAGTGTTCAGTGTGTGATAATTGGAGATCTGTTCTGGTAATGGTCCCTATTAGATTAGGAGGTGAAGCTTTAAATCCTATATACGCTCCATGTTTATATTCTCTCTTTACGCACGACTTATGTGTTGGCATCATTGGAGGACGACCAAGGCACTCGCTCTACTTTGTGGGATTCCAAG ATGATTCACTGATCCACTTGGACCCACACCTTTGCCAAGATGCTGTCATGGTGACCCAGCAATATTTCTCTCTTTCCTCCTACCATTGTTCTTCCCCACGCAAAATGGCACTTTCCCGCATGGACCCTTCTGCTACCTTGGGCTTCTACTGCCACTCAAGACTAGACTTTTTACGACTGATGGAGGAACTTCCAGAG CTTGTTACACCCAAGCAGCCAGGATTTGAATACCCAATATTTGAGTTCTTGGATGGTCGGTGCGAAGATGCCGACGCCTGCGCTCGACAAGTTACTACAGAAGATGAAATGGCCGCTTCTCTACCAGGAGATACCCCACTCCTCCCTCAAGATTCCGAAGAGTTTGTGTTCCTCTGA